Below is a genomic region from Cellulomonas sp. P24.
TCGGCGCCGCCAGCCCGAGCACGTTCGCGGACCGGTAGCCCGCAGCCCGGAGGTGCGCGAGCGAGGGTTCGACGCTCTCGGCGAAGCGCCCGGCGGCGCCGAGCCGGGTCAGGCGGTTCACCTCGAGGGCCGACCGCAGGTCCGGGTCGGCGTCGTCGCCCAGCTCGCGGAGCAGGCCGTCGATCAGGTCGAGCGAGCCGTCGGGGTCGTTGCCGTGGTACTGGTGGAGGTCGGCGCTCTGCTCCGCGAGCTGGATCTGCCGCAGGCGGTGCTCGGTCCCGGTGTGATCGGCGGTGAGTCGCTCCGACGCCTCGAGCAGGTCGGCGGCCGCGCGGCCGGACTCGCCGAGCAGCCGCCAGGCCTGGGCCCGGACGAGCAGGACGTCGATCAGCGGGCCCGTGCCGCCGAGCGGCTGACGGAGCGCCGCGCTCGCGATCTGGACGGCGATCTCGGGGCGGCACAACGACACCGCCGCGCGCATCGCACGGAGCAGGCGTTCGCCGGTCTGGTGGATGTCGCACTCCAGCGCCCACAGCACGGAGCGCAGCAGCCCGGCCGGCGACTCGTGCTCGGTCGGGAACCCGGAGCGGGCGGTGCGCAGCTGGGTGTACAGCTGCCGGCGACGGCTCATCGGGACGAGCGCGCGGACGGCCTCGGCGTACGCGGGAGGGTTGAGCCGCGCGATGGGGGACAGGGGCTCGTCGAACGATCGGTGGCTGCCCGGTGTCCCGTACGTCGTCGGCGCGGTCACGACGAGCCCCTCGTGCACGAGGTGGTCGAGGACCGCGTCGTCGACGAGGCGGTCCAGCCAGGACACGGGGATCGGCTCGGCGAGGGCCACGAGCTCGAGTGCGGTGCGTGCCGGGACCGGGAGGTTGTCGAGGTCGCGTCCCACCGCGTCGAGGACCCGCGGGCCGGGACCGGCGCCGATCAGGCCGATCCAGACCCCGTTGCGTTCCGCGAGGGTGCCCGTCTCGACCTCGTGGCGGAGGAGCTCGCGCACGTGGTGCGGGTTGCCGAGCGTCTGGCGCCAGATGCGTCGGCCGGTGTCCCCGGTGACGGGTCCGCCGAGCGCCTCCTCGACGAGGGCCTCGGTGGCGGCGGGGTCGAGCGGGCGGAGGTCGAGGCGTTCCGCCAGGCCGTCCTTCCACAGCTCGAGCCACGGCGACAGCTGCGCGCCCGACGGGCGCATGGTCGCCACGACGGTCACCTCGCCCTCGCGGACGAGCAGTGCGAGCGCCTGTGCGGTGGCCCGGTCCAGCAGGTGGGCGTCCTCGACGTGCAGCAGGACCGGTGTGCGCGGGGGCTCGTCGGTGACCCGGATGACGTGGCTGGGGTGGCCGGTGGCGCGCTCGAGCGACGCTCCCGATGCCGCGAGGTGGATGCCCTCGAGCGCGGCCCAGCGGTCGGCCGCACCGACGGTCAGGGTCATGGGGTGGGGGTCGGGGAGCTGGCGGTCGGCGATCGTCCCGTCTGTCGCGACCCGGGCGTCGCTGAGGTGGGGAGCGAGAGCGCGGCGTCGTGCGGTCCACTCGTCGAGGGTCGCCCGGACGAGGTGCGTCTTGCCGACGCCGGCCTCGCCGACCACCAGGACGCTGCGGGCGGACGCGAGTGCGTCGAGCATCGCCGTGCGGGGTGCGGGGCGGTCGACGAACGGCCACGGTCGGCCGGTGGGCCTGTCGCTGAGCGGGGCGGGGATGCGACCGGTGGTCGTGGCGCGATCGGCGAGGTCGGTCATGCCATCCCCCCGTCCTCTCGGTCCACCATGGCGTCCGGCGGACGTCGCTCCGCGCGAGCGTGCGTCTCAGCTCACCGATGCGCTCCGAGCAGGACCTTAGTCCCAAAGTGCCCGGAAGACACCGAGTTGACGACGACATTCACCCATGTGGCGAGGGGCAAAAGTCCCAAGATCGGTAGGGATTACCGATGTCGCTCCGCACGCCCGCTCCTACGTTCGACACTGTCAGCGCCCACGGCACCGCCCTCTCCCCGAGGATGCGGCGCGAAACCAGGGAGAGATAGTGCCCACATACACCGCGCCAGGCGTGTACGTCGAGGAAGTCCCGTCGTCGCAGAAGGTCCTCGCGTCAGCACCCACAGCCGTCGCAGCCTTCGTCGGCTTCACCGAGCGGGCCCCGCTCGGCGACCCGAACGACCCCGAGGGCCTCGCCCCCCGGCTCGTCACGAGCTGGACCCAGTTCGAGTCGCTGTTCGGCGGGTTCGTCGACGGCGCGATCCTGCCGCTGTCCGTCTTCGGGTTCTTCCAGAACGGCGGGACCCTCGCCTACATCGTGCGGATCCCCAACTCGACCCCCGCCGGTGAGCCCGCCCGTCTGGCGCTCCCGGCTGCGGACCGGTCCCTCGGGAGCCCGCTCGAGATCACCAGCGTCGAGCCCGACGCCGACGTCACCGTCGCGATCGCGACCGACGACGGCGACCCGGACGCCGAGGGCCCCTCGACCTTCACGCTGAGCGTGATCGTCGGCGGCGAGACGGTCGAGCAGTACCCCGACCTGACCTTCGGCGGTGCGCGTGACGCGGCAGCCGTGATCAACAAGACCTCCACGCAGATCAAGGTCGAGCTCAAGCTCGAGGCCGACGTGGACCTGCAGAGCCAGCTCGAGCTGCTCCGCCCGGGCCTGTACCCCCTCGAGAAGGCGGCGCCGGTCCCGGCTCCCGTGACCGGCCGCAAGTTCGCCGGATCGGAGACCGCCCGCAGCGGCATCAACGGTCTGGCGATCGCCGAGGACGTGACGATGGTCATCGTCCCCGACCTCATCACCGCCGCGACCAAGGCCGACGGCAGCGTCGACCTGGGCCTGTGGAAGGCCGTCCAGACGTCGCTGATCGCCCACTGCGAGCTGCACCCGAACCGCATGGCGATCCTCGACGCCCCTCCCGGGATGGGCCCGCAGCAGATCAAGGAGTGGCGCAGCGAGACCGCGATGTACGACTCGGCGTTCGCCGCGCTGTACTACCCGTGGATCAAGGTCGAGAACCCCATCGGCTCCAACGGCGACGCCGAGGTGCTCATCCCGCCGTCCGGCCACGTCGCCGGCGTCTGGGCCCGCACCGACGACACCCGTGGGGTGTGGAAGGCGCCGGCGAACGACACGATCCGCGGCGTGCTCGACGTCGAGCGCTCGATCACCCAGAACGAGCAGTCGCTGCTGAACCCGATCGGGATCAACTGCATCCGCCCGTTCGGCACGCGCGGCATCCGGATCTGGGGTGCACGCACCCTCGCGTCGGACACCGACTGGCAGTACATCAACGTGCGCCGGCTCTTCAACATGGTCGAGTCGACCATCATGGACGGCACGCAGTGGGCGGTCTTCGAGCCGAACGACGTCACCCTCTGGGAGGGCGTGACCCGCACGCTCACCGGCTACCTGCGCGGACTGTGGCAGTCCGGGGCCCTGTTCGGCGCCTCGGCGGACCAGGCCTACTTCGTGCGATGCGACGCCACGACGAACCCGCCGGAGTCGATCGACGCCGGCAAGCTCGTCGTCGAGGTCGGGCTCGCGCCGGTCAAGCCGGCCGAGTTCGTGATCTTCCGCATCAGCCAGAACAAGCAGTCAGCCTCCTGATCTCACCCCGTCCCGGTGGGCTCAGGTCCACCGGGACGTCCCACCTGAACTGAGGAGCACCCGTGCCCAACGCAATCTTCAACACCGACCCGATCATCTCCCAGAACTTCTTCCTCGAGATCGACGGGTCTGTGGTGTCGTCGCTGATCGGCGTCTCGGGCCTGGACGTCGAGGTCGGTGTCGCGACGACCAAGCAGGTCGGCAAGGACGGCAAGCAGCAGCTGGTCAAGACCCTCGGCGAGGTCACGAACGTCCCCGACCTCAGCCTCACGCGTGTTGCCCCGTCCGACATGGGCAACGACAAGCTCTGGGGATGGTTCAACGACATCCGCGACAAGGGCATCAAGCTCTCCGACCGGACGAACAACCGCAAGAACGGCTCGATCGTGATGTACGACCACACCCACACCGAGGTCGCACGGTTCAACTTCTTCAACGGCTGGCCGAGCAAGATCTCCACCGACGGGCTCAGCGTGGACAGCCAGGACGCGGTGAAGGAGACGATCACCCTCACCATCGAGCGTCTCGCGCGGGTCAAGTGAGCCTGCAGACCCGCTACGACTTCACCCTGCCGCGCGGCTACGTCGACGACCAGGGTGTGGTCCACCGCACGGGCACGATGCGCCTGGCGACCGCACGGGACGAGCTCGAGCCGCTCCGGGACCCGATGATCGACGGCGCGGACGACCCGCGCCTGACCATCGTCGTGCTCGCGCGCGTGGTCGAGAGGCTCGGCACGCTCGAGCTCGTGACGACCCGGGAGATCGAGGGGCTCTTCGCCGCCGATCTGGCGTTCCTCCAGGACTTCTACGGAGTGATCAACTTTGGCAGCCAGGAGGAGTACGAGGAGCTGATCGCCGCACAGCGCGAGGCCGGCGCCCCGGTGACGACGCAGGCCGTCGCCCCGGAGCCGGCGGTCGCCGCGACCGAGGACGCGCCGGCCGACGCCCCGGCCGTCGCGTCGTACTCGCGGCCGGGTCGTTCGGCCATCGAGGAGATCCCGCACGACGGCAGGTGACACATGCTCCGCTACCCGGCTGAGGCGCTCTGGCAGGAGATCGCCTATCTCGCCTACCACCTGCACTGGTCGATGGCGGACCTGCTCGACCTCGAGCACCTGGACCGTGTCCGCATGGTCCGGGCGGTGTCGTCCCTGAACGAACGAGCGTGGGAGGCGGTGCGCGACGGTGGCATCTGACATCGAGCCCCTCGGCGGCGATCCCACCACCGGCGGCATGTTCATCTTCGAGGTGGACGGGGTCGAGATCGGCACCTTCCGCGAGGTGCGCGGCCTCGAGCTGACCGTCGACGTCGAGACGTACACCGAGGGCGGTCAGAACCAGTACGTCCACAAGCTGCCCGGCACGCTGCACTGGCCGAACCTCGTCTTCAGCCGTGGCATGGTCGAGAGCGACGCGCTGTTCACCTGGGTGTCCAACTCCTCCGGGGAGAACTTCGCCGCGAACGGGAACAAGGTGACGCGCAGCACCGGTGCGGTCACCGCCGTCACCAGCGAGGGCAAGCGCCTGCGGGCGTGGGAGTTCGACCAGGTCTTCGCCGTCCGCTGGACCGGGCCCGAGTTTCACGTCGGCAGCAACGAGCAGCTCGTCGAGCAGCTCGAGGTGGCGCACAACGGCTTCCGCGCGAAGACGACGAATACCCCGGCACCGTGAGCGGGACCGAGAACGAGCCGACGTCCCCCGGCAGCGCACCTGACCCGACCCCTGCGCCGTCGGTGACGCTCGGTGCCGCGATCCGCACCCGTTTCCGTCGCCCGGGCGCCGCCGACGGGCAGCACCCGCCCCGGCTCATCGGTCACCTCGCCGCGCGGTCCCTCCTGTTCAGCGCCGCCTCCGGGCGTTCGCTCGCGGTGCGGCGCGTCGTCGGGGTCCCGGCGAGCGTGCGAGGAGTCGGCTCCCGTGACGCCGTCGTCCGGGCACCGCGGTGGTGGAGCCCGAGTGCCACGCCGGAGGAGATCGCCGACGCCGCCGGGGCCCGCCCGACGCCCGCCCCCGCCGATCCGGCGACCGGCGTGACACTCCCGGCGCGTGGCCTGCGCCGCGTCGCACGCGGCGTTCCGAACGAGTCCCCTCGGCACCCCGGCGGGATGTCCGTCAGCGCCGCCCCCAGCACCCTGCCGATCCGGCCGGCGCGAGAGGTGACCGCCGCCGGCCCGATGATCACCTCCGTGGACCGGCGCCGACGGTCGCCGTCGCCACCGCCCCGACCGAGCGGCCCCGGCGGTCCGTCGGGGCAGGCCTCGGGGGCCGGCACCACGCCCGACGTGGCGCGCGCGACGTCGGCCGGTTCCCCGGAGAAGGCTGTGCGCCGGACCGTGTCGGCCGTCGGCCCGGACGGCAACCGAGGCGACCGGACGACGGGGAACGACGGGACGACCCGGCTGACCCCCACCGCTCGCGTGAGCCGTTACGTCCGTCGACGCCTCGCCGCTGCCCGTGCGGCCCGCGGTGACGAGACGACCGCAGCACCGAGCGCCAGCCGGTCGGGGGCGACGGACGCGCCACGGACGCCGTCTCCGACGCCGACGACGCGGGCGTCGGCTCCGTCGACCTCTCGAGGCGGCGCGAGTACGCCCGCCTCTGTCGCCACCGGCAGGACGGGTGAGGTCGCGCCGGTCCGCCGGTCCGCCGCACCGGCCCCGTCGTCCGCGCCGCCGAGCCCGTCCCACCAGGTCGGACCGGCGTCCGCCGCTGCTCCCGACGGCACGACGACGCCGACCGGGCCTTCCCTGGGGAGAGCGGCAGGTGCGCCGGGGGGCGTCGTCGCCTCTCCCGTGGACGCACCGCCGGTCGGCGCGGTCCAGCCGTCCGAGGCGTCGCCGACCGCGGAGGTCGCCGCCCCGCGCCGGCTGCCGAGCGCGGTCGCCGCAGGGCCGTTGACGAGCCCGGAGCCGGCGCCGACCCGCCCCGCGCGCCGAGGGATGGCGGCGCGCACGCTTCGCCGTGCCGTCGGCGCACCGGTGCGCCTCCGGGTGCCGGGTGCGGCCTCCGTGGCGGCACCGGGCGGCTACCGACCCGTGCGGCGCGAGCCGGACGCGGTGGCGGGCC
It encodes:
- a CDS encoding DUF6760 family protein, whose product is MLRYPAEALWQEIAYLAYHLHWSMADLLDLEHLDRVRMVRAVSSLNERAWEAVRDGGI
- a CDS encoding phage tail protein; translated protein: MASDIEPLGGDPTTGGMFIFEVDGVEIGTFREVRGLELTVDVETYTEGGQNQYVHKLPGTLHWPNLVFSRGMVESDALFTWVSNSSGENFAANGNKVTRSTGAVTAVTSEGKRLRAWEFDQVFAVRWTGPEFHVGSNEQLVEQLEVAHNGFRAKTTNTPAP
- a CDS encoding phage tail sheath subtilisin-like domain-containing protein, which encodes MPTYTAPGVYVEEVPSSQKVLASAPTAVAAFVGFTERAPLGDPNDPEGLAPRLVTSWTQFESLFGGFVDGAILPLSVFGFFQNGGTLAYIVRIPNSTPAGEPARLALPAADRSLGSPLEITSVEPDADVTVAIATDDGDPDAEGPSTFTLSVIVGGETVEQYPDLTFGGARDAAAVINKTSTQIKVELKLEADVDLQSQLELLRPGLYPLEKAAPVPAPVTGRKFAGSETARSGINGLAIAEDVTMVIVPDLITAATKADGSVDLGLWKAVQTSLIAHCELHPNRMAILDAPPGMGPQQIKEWRSETAMYDSAFAALYYPWIKVENPIGSNGDAEVLIPPSGHVAGVWARTDDTRGVWKAPANDTIRGVLDVERSITQNEQSLLNPIGINCIRPFGTRGIRIWGARTLASDTDWQYINVRRLFNMVESTIMDGTQWAVFEPNDVTLWEGVTRTLTGYLRGLWQSGALFGASADQAYFVRCDATTNPPESIDAGKLVVEVGLAPVKPAEFVIFRISQNKQSAS
- a CDS encoding LuxR family transcriptional regulator; this translates as MTDLADRATTTGRIPAPLSDRPTGRPWPFVDRPAPRTAMLDALASARSVLVVGEAGVGKTHLVRATLDEWTARRRALAPHLSDARVATDGTIADRQLPDPHPMTLTVGAADRWAALEGIHLAASGASLERATGHPSHVIRVTDEPPRTPVLLHVEDAHLLDRATAQALALLVREGEVTVVATMRPSGAQLSPWLELWKDGLAERLDLRPLDPAATEALVEEALGGPVTGDTGRRIWRQTLGNPHHVRELLRHEVETGTLAERNGVWIGLIGAGPGPRVLDAVGRDLDNLPVPARTALELVALAEPIPVSWLDRLVDDAVLDHLVHEGLVVTAPTTYGTPGSHRSFDEPLSPIARLNPPAYAEAVRALVPMSRRRQLYTQLRTARSGFPTEHESPAGLLRSVLWALECDIHQTGERLLRAMRAAVSLCRPEIAVQIASAALRQPLGGTGPLIDVLLVRAQAWRLLGESGRAAADLLEASERLTADHTGTEHRLRQIQLAEQSADLHQYHGNDPDGSLDLIDGLLRELGDDADPDLRSALEVNRLTRLGAAGRFAESVEPSLAHLRAAGYRSANVLGLAAPTVLGLAQAGRLGDATALATRSVRAAEVHAPRHPWLLARIRTTQLLVHLWSGDLEGADHAAVPRACAEAGHPIQYAADSTGRGLLAAARGLWTDALREHHAASASLSILDPSGLYAYAAAAESVAAAALGDRSAALRLIDAARRAPQRASAMVESDLRLLLVDAQLWLLQPTLRADALALAHWSADRGLHRTELEALHRALVAGHLLGAADPSDAAVLTRLGQLAAAVATTRARALLAHATAIVAGDVELVAIAARDLTAQGLWLPTVRPSARLTAREREIAGLAAGGLSSRAIADRLTLSVRTVDSHLSRVFTKLGVRSRQELRSIRDV
- a CDS encoding phage tail protein, whose amino-acid sequence is MPNAIFNTDPIISQNFFLEIDGSVVSSLIGVSGLDVEVGVATTKQVGKDGKQQLVKTLGEVTNVPDLSLTRVAPSDMGNDKLWGWFNDIRDKGIKLSDRTNNRKNGSIVMYDHTHTEVARFNFFNGWPSKISTDGLSVDSQDAVKETITLTIERLARVK